A genomic region of Parus major isolate Abel chromosome 14, Parus_major1.1, whole genome shotgun sequence contains the following coding sequences:
- the NPW gene encoding neuropeptide W, whose amino-acid sequence MARGQLSGGAWGALVLLGLMLPAAPAGAWYKHVASPRFHTVGRASGLLMGVRRSPYLWRRELPAEPPRHPGTPAGDSPPPPGRPAGQSPPAAAPAPPPPGPGRLLQRLLRRGWGGPRPAPARPPPGPRQPQLFPLEDLALTR is encoded by the exons ATGGCGAGGGGACAGCTGTCGGGGGGAGCCTGGGgggccctggtgctgctggggctgatgcTGCCGGCCGCCCCGGCGGGCGCCTGGTACAAGCACGTCGCCAGCCCCCGGTTCCACACGGTGGGTCGCGCCTCGGGGCTGCTGATGGGGGTCCGCCGCTCTCCCTACCTCTGGCGGCGGGAGCTGCCGGCCGAGCCCCCCCGGCACCCCGGGACCCCCGCCGGGGACAGCCCCCCGCCCCCGGGCCGCCCCGCCGGGCAGAGCCCCCCGgccgccgccccggccccgccgccgcccggccccggccgccTCCTGCAGCGCCTGCTCCGGCGGGGCTGGGGCGGCCCCCGGCCGGCACCCGCacggcccccgcccggcccccgccAGCCCCAG ctcttcccGCTTGAGGACCTGGCTCTGACCCGCTGA